The following proteins are encoded in a genomic region of Magnolia sinica isolate HGM2019 chromosome 1, MsV1, whole genome shotgun sequence:
- the LOC131255794 gene encoding uncharacterized protein LOC131255794 — translation MRLRKGSKVEVLSKKEVPSGSWWCGEVVYGNGHYYDVRYYRPLGDQGEPVVEKVPRKDIRPRPPALGCEENWVAGDIAEVFDNHLWKIAEVVNVAGGNCFFVRLLGSSREFRVNKSHLRVRQSWKDGQWVIIGKDSRSGEDRDANELSLAQYYQKPSCRVPLPDVRMKVRAGGNHFQELPTRGVKRNSQSCLSHAETHVGVGRKIRAVEKEGQCQRLLPALPAPFLEKVDAVASPKTMLGDNYMHASFNNRMTRVSEMDMARGIPNADDRCFIPGSLDYSDAESRSSPVASCSSTNCRPYVSHHHFTTHPCQDSDCHSDDAESSSGQEYGRKHPFSRKEVLASEVHQLELHAYRSTMEALFASGPLSWEQEAMMTNLRLMLHISNDEHLLELRHLVSVET, via the exons ATGAGGCTCAGAAAGGGGAGTAAAGTAGAGGTGCTGAGCAAAAAGGAGGTGCCCTCAGGTTCCTGGTGGTGTGGCGAAGTCGTGTATGGAAATGGTCACTATTATGATGTTAGGTATTACCGTCCACTGGGTGACCAAGGCGAGCCAGTTGTTGAAAAGGTGCCTAGGAAGGACATTAGGCCTCGGCCCCCTGCTCTGGGCTGTGAGGAGAATTGGGTCGCTGGCGACATTGCTGAGGTGTTTGATAATCACTTGTGGAAAATTGCGGAAGTCGTGAACGTCGCTGGTGGAAATTGCTTCTTTGTCAGGCTCCTCGGATCTTCCCGAGAATTCAGAGTCAACAAGTCTCACCTCAGGGTGCGGCAATCATGGAAGGACGGCCAATGGGTCATAATTGGGAAG GATTCGAGAAGCGGTGAAGATAGAGACGCTAATGAGCTGTCACTAGCACAGTATTATCAGAAGCCTAGCTGCCGAGTGCCACTGCCGGATGTAAGGATGAAAGTTCGAGCTGGAGGCAACCATTTCCAGGAGCTCCCCACTAGAGGCGTGAAGAGAAATTCACAGAGTTGCTTGTCCCATGCTGAAACACATGTTGGAGTTGGTCGAAAAATCAGAGCGGTTGAGAAAGAGGGTCAATGTCAGCGACTTCTTCCAGCGCTTCCTGCCCCATTTCTGGAAAAGGTAGATGCTGTTGCTTCCCCAAAAACAATGTTGGGTGACAACTACATGCATGCTTCCTTTAACAACAGAATGACTCGAGTTTCGGAAATGGATATGGCCAGGGGGATACCAAATGCTGATGACAGATGTTTCATTCCAGGAAGCTTAGATTACAGTGATGCTGAGAGTAGGTCAAGCCCTGTTGCTAGTTGTAGTAGCACTAACTGTCGTCCCTATGTGTCACACCATCATTTTACAACACACCCCTGTCAAGATTCGGATTGTCATTCAGATGATGCCGAATCTTCTAGTGGGCAGGAATATGGTAGAAAACACCCTTTTTCTAGGAAAGAGGTTCTGGCAAGTGAAGTGCATCAGTTAGAGTTGCATGCCTATCGCTCTACTATGGAGGCATTATTTGCTTCTGGGCCCTTAAGTTGGGAACAAGAAGCAATGATGACAAATCTTCGCCTTATGCTTCATATCTCTAACGATGAACATCTGTTGGAGCTAAGGCACTTGGTTTCTGTTGAAACCTAG